In Drosophila subpulchrella strain 33 F10 #4 breed RU33 chromosome X, RU_Dsub_v1.1 Primary Assembly, whole genome shotgun sequence, the DNA window TTATACTTTTGCATTTGGCGGCTGAAAAGGTAATGCGGCACTTATTGTATGACCAACCATCTTTACACTAattctataaatatttgcTAAACAATAACTCTTTATGTTTGCAACTTTGAAATCAGTCACTTCAGGCCTGATaagataaaacattttttgataTAGCAATTAACACAAGTTCATATTAAGCATTTTTCTTTCAACCAATTAagtcattaatttttttatgtattagaaaaacataatttaattatttgccATTTTTACATAAACAACGTAGATTCCTTTTACGATTTTAAGGACTTCTTATTGTGGGTTTTTAAGGCAGCTAAAGAACGATTTTTgctattaaaaaatgtatattgaAAATAGCTGTAGTCTGAATTTCTTTCTTTTATGAAAAAACTGTTCATAGTTAAATGagtacttttatttttaacctCTTGACATAACACTTACCTCTTAACATTGGCGTTTGAATTTCCCGCTCTTAACAGCAGCGTGCTCTGTTAAGCCGTAACATCGATAGTTGTGCTGTAAGCGCACCATATGATTTCCTCTGCGATATGGCAACGCTGTTAGCCGaatagaaaattgtataattTAGTTTGTTGTTTTTCCTTGATTTCTATGAATTAAATATATTGAGAAAAGGCAAATACCTGCGAATAATGGCGCTGAACATCGTGAAGACCTTGAGGCCGATGGCCCGCCCACTGGCAACGACCCTGGGCGGCCTGCAGCGGCAGGAGTTGATTCACACGACGCCGGCGTGCTGCGAAATCCGGAAATTGGCCCGGTTACGAGTGGTGGACAACAGCGATTTGGGCAAGAAGGCGATGGCCGAGGGACGGCCGCCCAGGTGCATCCATGTGTACAACAAGCGCGGCGTGGGCCTCATCGGCGACAAGGTCCTGGTGGCCATCAAGGGGCAGATGAAGAAGGGCATACTGGTGGGCCTCAAGCAGAACCAGAAGCCCAAACAGCCCAAATTCGACAGCAACAACCTGGTCCTCATCGACGACAATGGCAGTCCGTTGGGCACCCGGATACACGTGCCCATTCCCACCATCCTGCGCACCATCCTCAAGGAGAAGACCCTGGCCAAGGGTGCCGACTACACTAAGGTTCTGGCCATCGCCAGTAGATATGTTTAAGTCACGTTGGATCCCCGGGATCCCGCCTTCCTGTTGCTAAATGAATAAAATGTATCCAACCGAATCAGTACGTCTTGTTTTTTCCTACAATGTTCCTTAAAACTTCTTAAATAATCTATAGTCCCTcttttccaatagtataaatCATTTGAAACCTGCACTTTCTGTTCATTCTGCTTCATTGAGTTATAATCTTAATCGTATCATAATTAAAACTGAATACTTAAATAGCACTTCAGAGAAAACTTATGAGAAAGAGAGTAAAAGTTCCTtccttaaataataaataccttcCAATTTCtatgatattaaattattttgaaataaaacgATGCCTTTTAAACGTGGACATTCTGTCCTTCCTGTtcctaaaaataaattaaactaaaCAATACTTTAAAGATCCTATTTTAAACCAATAAACATAACAACTAAAGAGTTAGTCTTAAATAACCAATATAGACACCTAAATGTATACCTgcatttattttctaattgtATAATGAAAGGCTTTATTTTGATACCTTTTAATTCGCCACATCCATCAGCTTCTTCACTCCACTCCAACTCCAGAGACAACATCGTCATTCTTTTTTGTAGTATAAGTATAATGTGTATATTGTAATTACGATCAGCtagtttagtttagtttagtttCAGTAGTTTTGCCTAACGTATATAAGTTATGATGCAGTTATGTACACATGGGCGTTGCAGTTTAGTTTACAGTTTTGTAGTCGTTTTGTGGTAACAGAAATGCACCTTGTCAGTTCCAAGGAAAGCAGCAATTTTCGCTCCTTGGGTCGGCAGCCAACCACCACCCATCTCTTTCACTTTGGTGGGCAGCCAAAGTCGTCCCCTTCGCGAATCGCTTATGTACAGAGGGACAAAAACCgaaaatacatatgtatagaAATAGGATCACTTTGATCACGCAAGGGTTTAAGTACAGGTACAGGCGGCTTTCTAAATATTCCCAGCACTGCCGAAGAACTGAAAGTTGTTAAAGTTCACCGGCGTCTTTGGGCTGAGCAGATACAGAAACTCATCGTTCTGCAGCTGCGATTGTGTCAAGTTCGGTTCACTGGCACTGCGATGGATTTTGGGCAAGGTGCGCAGCATATTCTCCAACATATTGAGCAGAGGCCTAAAGAGCGGTCGGTCCTTGGGCGTATACTTGATGCAATCCTCGGCCAAGCGCTTCAATGCCTGCGGTGCATCCGAACGCACTTGACTCATGTCCGGGCGTAAGAGTCCACGTCCAACCATAAAAAGGATCTGATCCTTGTTGTTAATATGACCGTAGGGCAGGCACTCTGCCAGCAGTTCGTACATCACGATCCCAAAGGCGTAAACGTCCGATTGAAAGGAGTAGGG includes these proteins:
- the LOC119556366 gene encoding 39S ribosomal protein L14, mitochondrial; this encodes MALNIVKTLRPMARPLATTLGGLQRQELIHTTPACCEIRKLARLRVVDNSDLGKKAMAEGRPPRCIHVYNKRGVGLIGDKVLVAIKGQMKKGILVGLKQNQKPKQPKFDSNNLVLIDDNGSPLGTRIHVPIPTILRTILKEKTLAKGADYTKVLAIASRYV